Part of the Aggregatilinea lenta genome, GAGGGCTGCGCGTAGATGGCGTGTTCCAGCGAGGCCCAGCGCCCGGGCCGGATCTCCGCCCAATCGCCGCGCGTCTGGATCACGTTGACGTAGGCACTGCGCCCCGCCGTGAGCACTTCGATTTCGTCGCCGTCCGGCGCGTCGTACAGCGGGACCTCGTCCAGGTCAAAGTAGATGAAATCCTCGTCCGCGATCACGCCGAGGTCGAACGGGATCTGCGTCACGTCAGGATAGGGCTGGGCCGCCATCGCCGCGTCACATTCGGGCGTGCTCAGCACGTCGATCGTGATCCCGGCGCAGGCGGGCAGGCTGCCTGAGTAGCGCGGGGCGGCGTCGGGAATTGGCACCTGAAACGCCGTGATGCCCGGCCCCGCAAACGACCCCGCCGCAGGCAGCACGCTTCCGGTCGCGCCAACGCCAGGCGCATCGACCGCCGCCTTCGCATCGCGGACGAGCGTCGAAGCAAAAAAGCTCACCACAAACAGCGTCACAATAAGCCCTGGCACAACCAACCGGTACAGTCGCATCGTCCGCTCTCGTTCCTCACCAATCATTTTTACTATAGCGCAGTTCGCCGCGCGTAAGCCACGTCGTCAGCCAATCGTACCGTGATCGGTCCCTGCGCGCACACGATATAGGCCATTTTTCCCGCGTCGTCGTGTTTCGCTTGCGGGCGGGGGTTGTTAAAATGAGGGAAAGCGGCTGGCGATACGGAAAGCGAGCGAGCATGCACGTCCTACCCACAGCCAATGCGTCCCTCCGGGTCGAACACCCGACGCCCGATGTTAGCTACGATTTTGGCAACCCGCGCCTCTACGCCGCCGTGGACGGGTGTGCGAACATCACGCGCTTCCAACTGCCGGAGGGCATCCCGATCCTGGCCGGGTGGCATGCCGAAGCGCAGCTCGACGGAGTCGACATCACCTGGACGCGCGCGGAAGCCATTGGCCGCTCGTGGACGCTGCAGGGCACCGCTCCGGATGCGCAGATCACCGTGCGCACCGTCTGCGACGGCAGCACGCCCGCGCTCTATCAGGTATGGACGGTGACCAACCCCGGCAGCACGCGCCGCGTCTTCACGCTGAGCCTGCAAACCACCTTCGACCTGCGCGCGCCGCTGGTGCACGTGGGACCCTCCGCCTCCGCTGCGCGCACGTACCGCTTCCTGCGCGAGCATCCGGTTGCCCGCGCGCTGATGGGCACGCGCCGGTGGAACCTGATGAACTGGGTGGGCGAATATCAAAAACGCATCCGCTCCGGCTCGACGAAGGCGCTCGATATCACCGCCGTGAACGATGGCTTCGTGGCGCGCGGCGACCTGACCGCCACCCTGCGCGCAGGCGCGGTCCCGGCGCAGTGGCAGTCCGGCGCGTCGGAGATCAGCGCGCAGTATCGCGGCCTCGTTCCGGCCAACGGAACCTACACACTGCCGTTCGTCGTCGCGGCGGGCGAGAGCGGTAACTCCACGCGCTATCGCGAAGCCTTCGAGGACGCGGACGAGTACGCGGCGTGGCTGGCGGGCTGCTTCGAGCACGACGACCTGCTGCTGCGCAGTATGTACGCTGCCTGCGTGAATGTCGCCGTCTCTGCCTACAAGGAGCTGCCGAGCGGCTTCGCCGGGCTGTGGGCGGGACCCGGCTACAACTACCCCCCGCGCACCTACTTCCGCGACAGCTACTGGACCGCCCTGCCGCTGCTGCCCTACCGGCCCGACTGGATCCGCAATAGTCTGCTCACCCTGGCGACCGGCGTGCACGCGGATGGGCGCTGTCCGAGCGGCGTGATCGACCTGACGATTCTACCCTTCAGCGACCAGGACCAGGACGGGGCCGCCGACTGGCTGCCCGATCACCAGGATTCCCCGGCGTACTTCGTGCTGCTGCTGCACGATTACCTGGCCTGGACCGGCGACCGGGGCATCCTCGACGAGCACGTCGCGGACGGGCGCACGCTGTGGACCTGCGCGCACGACTGCCTGAACCGCCTGATCGCCACCCCCGCCAAGGAGCGCGCGCCCAACGACTGGGCCGACAACGTACTGCGCAGCGAGTGGGTGACCTATGACCTGGCGCTGCTGCACGGGGCGCTGCTGGCCGCCGCCGGGATCGCGCGCAGCATCGACGATCCCGACACCGCCGCGACCTACGCGCACGATGCGCAGCATATTGGGGAGCTGCTGCAAATTCACCTGTGGGACGGCAAACGCGGCTACTTCGCGGACTATCGCCGCACCGGGGACTACGGCGGCGCGCCCTTCCTCGAAGATCACCTGCCACTGGACAGCCTGCTGGCGCTGCGCTTCGGCGCGGCCAACGGCGACCAGTCCGCGCGCGTGCTGGCCGCCGTGCAGAACCGGCTCGAAACGCGGAACAACATTGAGCAGCATCACGGCGATTGGGGCGTGATGGCGTGTTGGCCACCCTACCGCCTGCGCGCCGACCTGTTCGGCAAGTCGAAGGACCCGCTATGCTACCACAACGGCGCGGTGTGGCCGTACCTGAACGCGGTCTACGCGCAGTTGCTGCTGGAACGCGACGATCCGGGCTGGCGCTATCCGCTCAGCCGCTGGTGGGAAGTGCAGCTCGAGAAAGGCTGGCTGACCCCGGTAGAGTTTTACTCTCCGCCCTACCCGCCCGGCGCGTTTTTGCAGGGCTGGAGCGGCATGGCTGCCAGCGCGATGCTGGTCGGCGGCGCGGGCATCGCGCCCACGCTGGGCGGGATGATCGATCCACGTGTGCCGCCCTGGGGACCGACCACGTTCCGCAACCTGCACATTCATGGCGTCGAGCGCACGATTGATGCCGTGCCGGAGAACAAAGACGGCTACGGCACGGCGGCGTCGTGAGCGGCAGCGGTCAAACGCAGACCTCACCCCCGGCCCCTCTCCAGTCTGGGCTGGAGAGGGGAGACAGGCAAAATCCCGCGCGCTCCGCAGGGGTGGGCTTGCCTTGCCCGGCAGAGCGTATCGCAATACGCCCCTACGTACCCTGGGCCGCGCGCTCCGCTTGTCTCCCCCTCACCCGCTGCGCTACAATGCGGGCAGGACGGCGGCACACACAGGATGGCAGCGATGGCACCTTCCCCGATGAGCGGCAAGATCTGCATGGTCACCGGCGCGACCGGCGGCCTCGGCTACCAGACGGCGCTGGCGCTGGCCCGCCAGGGCGCGCACGTGATCGTCGTGGGACGCAGCGCGGACAAAGGGCGCGCCGCCCTCGACCAGATCCGCGCGGCGACGGGCAGCGAGACGCTAACGTTCATGCAGGCCGATCTCGCCTCGCAGGCGGACATCCGCGCGCTGGCGGACGCGTTCCTCGCGGACCACGACCGGCTCGACGTACTGGTCAACAACGTCGGCGGGCGCTTCAAGGAGCACCGCACCTCGCCCGATGGGATCGAGATGACGTTCGCGCTCAACCACCTCGGCCCGTTCCTGCTGACGCATCTGCTGCTGGACACGCTCAAAGCCAGCGCGCCCGCGCGCATCGTGAACGTGGCCTCCGGCGCGCACTACGACGCCGCACCCGACTTCGACGACCTGCAAAATGCGCGCGGTTACGACCCCGGCAAAGCCTACCGTGAGTCCAAACTGGCGAACGTGTGGTTCACCTACGAGCTGGCCCGGCGGCTGGCGGGCACGGGCGTCACGGTCAACGCCGCCGATCCGGGCAACGTCTGGACCAACTTCTTCAAGGCGGCGGGCCTTAACCCGCTTAAGCTGGCGTACCTGCGGCTGCGCGCGGCCTCGCCGGAAGACGGCGCGCGCACCATCATCCACCTCGCATCCTCGCCGGAGGTCGAAGGCGTAAGCGGCGAGTATTTCTACGACTGCCAGCGGGCGCGGTCCTCGGCGTTGTCTTACGACGAAGCTGCCGCCGGGCGTCTGTGGGCGATCAGCGAGTCGCTAACCGGGCTCGAATCGCCCGCAAAGTAGGCGCGCGACCCGGCCTGAGCGCGTATAATAGAAGGAGGTCGTGTCGAAGCACGGCACCTTGAGGATCCGACCGTGGCGTCGCCCCGAACGCGGCATCCACGCACGGGGAAACGCCCGCAGTGG contains:
- a CDS encoding MGH1-like glycoside hydrolase domain-containing protein yields the protein MHVLPTANASLRVEHPTPDVSYDFGNPRLYAAVDGCANITRFQLPEGIPILAGWHAEAQLDGVDITWTRAEAIGRSWTLQGTAPDAQITVRTVCDGSTPALYQVWTVTNPGSTRRVFTLSLQTTFDLRAPLVHVGPSASAARTYRFLREHPVARALMGTRRWNLMNWVGEYQKRIRSGSTKALDITAVNDGFVARGDLTATLRAGAVPAQWQSGASEISAQYRGLVPANGTYTLPFVVAAGESGNSTRYREAFEDADEYAAWLAGCFEHDDLLLRSMYAACVNVAVSAYKELPSGFAGLWAGPGYNYPPRTYFRDSYWTALPLLPYRPDWIRNSLLTLATGVHADGRCPSGVIDLTILPFSDQDQDGAADWLPDHQDSPAYFVLLLHDYLAWTGDRGILDEHVADGRTLWTCAHDCLNRLIATPAKERAPNDWADNVLRSEWVTYDLALLHGALLAAAGIARSIDDPDTAATYAHDAQHIGELLQIHLWDGKRGYFADYRRTGDYGGAPFLEDHLPLDSLLALRFGAANGDQSARVLAAVQNRLETRNNIEQHHGDWGVMACWPPYRLRADLFGKSKDPLCYHNGAVWPYLNAVYAQLLLERDDPGWRYPLSRWWEVQLEKGWLTPVEFYSPPYPPGAFLQGWSGMAASAMLVGGAGIAPTLGGMIDPRVPPWGPTTFRNLHIHGVERTIDAVPENKDGYGTAAS
- a CDS encoding SDR family oxidoreductase, encoding MAPSPMSGKICMVTGATGGLGYQTALALARQGAHVIVVGRSADKGRAALDQIRAATGSETLTFMQADLASQADIRALADAFLADHDRLDVLVNNVGGRFKEHRTSPDGIEMTFALNHLGPFLLTHLLLDTLKASAPARIVNVASGAHYDAAPDFDDLQNARGYDPGKAYRESKLANVWFTYELARRLAGTGVTVNAADPGNVWTNFFKAAGLNPLKLAYLRLRAASPEDGARTIIHLASSPEVEGVSGEYFYDCQRARSSALSYDEAAAGRLWAISESLTGLESPAK